In the genome of Raphanus sativus cultivar WK10039 chromosome 9, ASM80110v3, whole genome shotgun sequence, the window CGAATGGGTCAAGACTAACTTGAAGATGAAATTCATTGTCGTGCCTTTACCTGCTGGGGTTGGTTTGGTCATCGGGTTCTTGATTGTATCTGTTGACGTTCTTTTATGCTATATAATCTAACTCCCGACCATGGTTTAGGTGTATATGAAGGATCTTTGTTCATCGCCAAATCCAGAGCTCATAGTTCCAAGCTCACCCGCTTCCCCAGTCATTGATCCTCGTCTATCTCCCAACGGGTTGCTCCTTGCATACGTAAAGGACTCCGAGCTGCATGTCCTCAATCTGTTGAAAAACCAGACACAACAGCTGACGAACGGTGCCAATGGAAGTACTCTGGTAATCAAGTAAAAAtcacttatttttatttttttgaaataaccCGGTGTATCGTAGCACTCACCGAGGTGGGTCCAGATTAGCGGCGTATCAGCCTACATTATCGGCTGGAACACGCCTCGGTCACTGGACGCTAAGAGAgccaaattttaaattttggccACTGGATTCGAACCCGAGTCCATATTGGGGCCGGGGACCACTGGACGTCGTCGCTTGGTTCACTCTTTTTCTCCTTTGTCTCATTTGTGGTGTAAaacaatttgtttttgtttgctctGCAGACTCATGGTCTTGCTGAGTACATAGCTCAGGAAGAGATGGATCGGAGGAACGGGTACTGGTGGTCGTTAGACAGCAAGTTCATCGCTTACACCGAAGTAGACTCCTCGCAGATACCTCTCTTCAGAATCATGCACCAGGGGAAAAGCTCCGTCGGCGCAGACGCGCAAGAGGACCACGCTTACCCTTTCGCTGGAGCTCTCAACTCCACGGTCCGTCTCGGCGTGGTTTCTTCCTCCGGAGGCGGTAAAACGACTTGGATGGATCTCGTCTGCGGAGGAAGAGACAACGCGGAGGAAGAGTATCTCGGTAGAGTCAGCTGGATGCCAGGAAACGTCCTCGCGGCGCAGGTTCTGAACCGGTCGCAGCGTAAACTCAAAATCATCAGCTTTGATATAAAGACAGGTCATGGAAACGTACTGTTGACTGAAGAGTCTGACGCGTGGGTGACTCTGCACGACTGTTTCACGCCTATGGAGCCTTCGGGAGGATTCATCTGGGCCAGCGAGAGGACTGGTTACAGACATTTGTATCTTTATGAGGCTGATGGGACTTGTCTTGGAGCCGTTACTAGCGGTGAGTGGATGGTTGAGCAGATCGCAGGGGTAAATGAGTCAATGTGTTTGGTTTACTTCACTGCAACGCTCGATGGAGCGCTCGAGACTCATCTTTACTGCACAAAACTGGAAGCTAAATCTCAACAACCACCGATGAGGCTTACGCGTGGGAAAGGGAAACACGTCGTTGTGTTGGATCATCAGATGAAGAACTTTGTGGACGTTCACGACTCGGTTGATTCTCCTCCACGTGTCACTCTCTGCTCTCTGAGCGATGGGACTGTGCTGAAGATACTCTACGAGCAGAGTTCTCCGTTGTCGATAGTGAGACGACTTGAGCTTGAGGCTCCTGAGTTCGTTCAGATACAAGCTAGCGATGGAGAGACGACTCTCTACGGCGCGGTTTACAGACCGGACGGTTCGAAGTTCGGTCCTCCTCCTTATAAGACGATGATCAATGTCTACGGAGGTCCTAGTGTTCAGCTGGTGCAGGACTCTTGGATCAGTACGGTCGACATGAGGACACAGTACTTGAGAAGCAGAGGCGTCTTAGTTTTCAAGGTTGATAACAGAGGAACCGCGCGGCGCGGTCTGAAGTTTGAGTCTTGGATCAAACATAACTGCGGGAACGTTGATGCTGAGGACCAAGTAACCGGAGCAAAATGGCTTATCGAGCAAGGTTTAGCTAAACCGGATCACATCGGTGTCTACGGCTGGAGTTACGGCGGGTACCTCTCGGCTACGCTCTTGACTAAGTACCCTGAGATCTTTAGATGTGCCGTCTCTGGTGCTCCTGTGACCTCTTGGGACGGGTACGATACGTTCTACACGGAGAAGTACATGGACCTTCCGGATGATGATCTGTATGTGAAGAGCTCGGTGATGCAGCATGTGGGGAAGTTGAGGGATGATCAGCAGAAGCTGATGCTGGTGCATGGGATGATGGATGAGAATGTGCATTTTAGGCACACGGGTAGGCTTGTGAACGCGCTTGTGGAGGCGGGGAAGAGGTATGAGTTGTTGATATTTCCTGATGAAAGGCATATGCCGAGGAAGGTGAAGGACCGTGTTTATATGGAACAGAGGATTTGGGAGTTCATTGATAAGAGCTTGTGAAAGGTATGTTATATAACTTTCACAAACTTTgttgttctgtttcttttttgttctttcaatggtaaaaaaaaaatgatacccTCTCAATTCTCTCATGTCTATTTGATTTGGTTACAAATTTCATTTTGTTAATCATAATTCATACATGGTTAATATGGTTTAATTcggtaataaaatattatttcattatctgtatattatttaaaaccTAATATGATGATGGCCAGCAAAatctcaaaaaatatatttttaaaaaaaaattaatatttataggtTTGTAACtttcaaacaataaaatatatttttttactaaagcTTATGTTTATGGGTTTGGGTTCATGGTACCTAAATAAATGAATGATATAATAATCTAAAAGGAAGAAAGTTGGAAAAAAACAAAGGGCCCAAGCCCGAAGGCCCAATGGGTATAATTTAATTGCTTGAACCGTAAGCAATTGCGTCAGTTAAGAAAACAGAGTATACTGCCGTGGAGAGGAGTTCACGACGTTAGAGATGGCATGAAACTTCCGTCAAAAAAGTCAGCGTGGTCAAAAACCTATAAATAGAAACCCCCCACATTTCGCTGCTGTTCAAAGGATGACTCGTCACTGCTcgtaatctctctctctctctctctctctccttctggGCTGAAATTTTCTCGGGAAAAAAGAATAAAGGTGCTTTCCAGATTCTCGATACTTGTCGGCAAGTAGATTTTCAATCGAATCAGTTTCGATCTCACCTACTCGATTGATTCATCGCTTCACGGATTTTGAATTCCGAGGTatgaacaaaaacatttttaaaagttttcgATCTCAGAATCGATTTGTTTGTTGTTATCTCCTCCGATCGTGAATGattaaatgtatatatgtatgttcAGTGATCATCTATAAAGGTGAGTAGAAACCTAGATTCACTGTGGCGGTTACATATTCTGGATATTCGTTAAGATGATCGGAGATTTATGTTTAGTATATGAACAATGGATAGTATCAGTACTTTAGTGATGGAACTTGTCTCAGATGTATAAGTGTGAGAACTAACCTATAATTAACTTTATTAGAGTCAGAGATATAACTTTGAATTAACTTAGGCCAGGCTGTATTGGCTTTAGATAAGGACGTTGACCTGAAAACCTAATTTGTGGCCGTTGTTTGGTTATGCTTTGTTGGAGCTAATTTTAGCTTTTGAAGATTTCTAATTATGTAAGATTAAGACCAAAAGTTTTCAAAGGTTATATAGAGTCTGCTAAGATAATGTTGAAGAGTCTTGTTCATCATCCATACAAAGAGAGCAGAGGTTGGTTGAaccctttttttcttttttttttctcaaaaaggtttatataaaattaaagacTTGTTCATCATCCATACAAGAGAGGAGAGGTTAACGGTTAACGTTGTTTTTTCATTGAAGGTAAAATCGTTTTGTGTTTGATCTGAACATTTTTTACATCTTGTTTAATCTGTGGTTAATTAATTGGAATAGTGATTGATCTTtgtaagagtttttttttacagattttGAATTTCTCTTTGTCATTAAATATCCTTGACTGATTCCTTTGGTCATTTCAGGTTCTTTGCTTTCATGCAAATGAAAGGGTAACCAAAGGCGGTTTGGGATTGGTTTAAGTTCAGTATGAATCCTTGAGAGATATTTGCTTGGCAAAGATGTGAATTACAAAACCTATTGTTTCAGAGTTCCTGAATCCGTGCAGGGAACTTGGTCTCTTTTTAAAGTACACGGAAGACGATTTAAAGGTTTGAGTTTCCAGCTCTGGAGGATTTAGAAAGAAGCTGTATAGTTTGGTATGTCATTTGCTAGTGTAGCTCTATGTCCAGCCTTGGAAGAATTTGTCAACTTCCCACGGTTTGGTTTGAACTTAGACGACCCAATCCTGATATTCCTTAACATCGCCGAATCTCTGAACCCGATGCGGGTCATGGAGTCAGATTCTCTTGCGTCCGTGAAGCTGACGATTCAGAGTATCAAGGGATTTTTTGTGAAGAAGCAGAAGCTGCTCTACGATGGTCGAGAGCTAGCTCGAGATTACGTTCTCGCGAACGAGAAGCTGTTGCGTTTGGTTATTAAGCTTTCTGATCTCCAAGCCATGACCCTTGGTGGTAAGGCGATTGAGCTCTTTCTTGAGAGGAGTAGAAGCGTTGGTTACGTGAAGCAGAAGTTAACCGAGCTCGGGAGTAGTGCATTGTATGATGGACTCACGTTGGATGGTGAAGAGCTAGATGATGACCAGAGGCTCGTCACTGATCTCTGTAAAAACGGAGAGAATGTGATTCACTTGCTGATTAAAAATCCATCTAAAGATTTCTTTGTGGAGCCTCTTGCTGTAAACCGTGAGATTGAACTGACTTCACTTCTCAAAGAGCTTATCAGCTCAACTATAGAGGGCTTAGAGAAAGGAAACGCCCCCATGAAATCATCTGATGGGTCGGGGGGAGCTTACTTCATGCAAGATCAATCCGGACACAAGTACGTATCCGTCTTCAAACCAATAGACGAGGAGCCAATGGCTGTGAACAATCCACACGGACAACCTCTTTCAATCGACGGGGAAGGACTTAAGAAAGGCACACAGGTCGGTGAAGGAGCTTTTAGAGAAGTAGCAGCGTACATATTGGACTATCCCATGACCGGACCACGAACTTTTTCTAGTGACCAACCCGGTTTCTCTGGAGTTCCACCAACAGCAATGGTCAAATGCTTGCATAAAGACTTCAACCATCCTAATGGTTATAGTTTCTCTCACGAGAACGCAAAGATTGGTTCGTTGCAGATGTTTGTGAGCAACGTTGGAACTTGTGAAGATATGGGATACGGAGTCTTCCCTGTTGAGCAGGTTCACAAAATATCGGTTCTAGACATTAGGCTTGCTAATGCAGATCGTCACGGTGGTAACATTTTGGTTAGCCGAGATGGAAATGATGGTCAGATCGTGCTTACACCAATCGACCATGGTTATTGCTTTCCAAACAAGGTAAGCGATTACATTGGTTTCATTTATGTATTGAGTATTTGGACtaaaacaaacttatttttCCAGTTTGAAGACTGCACATTTGAGTGGCTATACTGGCCTCAAGCAAAAGAGCCATACTCTTCAGAGACACTTGAATACATTAAAACCTTGGACGCTGAGCAAGATATTGAGCTTCTTAGATTCCACGGTTGGGAGATTCCGTCTTCATGCGCCCGTGTCTTCCGCATCTCGACAATGCTTCTCAAGAAAGGTGCTGCGAAGGGTCTCACACCTTTTGCCATCGGAAGCATAATGTGCAGAGAAACACTCGAGAAAGAATCTGTGATCGAACGAATCATCTGTGATGCTGAAGCCATCGTGTCCCCAGAGACGACAGAAGAGGCGTTTATCAGCACAGTCTCTACTATTATGGATCGCTACCTCGACCAGTACTCTCTGAACTGAAAAATATCGTTATTGCATACTCAGGATTTCGCTCACTACTCTTACGCAAGATGTATATCCCTGTTCATAAAAAAAGTAATAAGTGTATCAATGCCTTTGAACTCAACCTTGGTTTTTGGAAACAGTACGTGGGTTGGGTTTATAGAATGGTCATGTTTCTGTGTTTCTGGGTTCAATAAGGTTCCTGTGTTACTCATTTCAGCTATGGATGATGAACAAgctcatttttatatatactaaattacTAATACTATGGATCGGATGAACTTATATCTTATATTATTATGACCCGAgcaaaaatatcttttgttttatatatttttagaatttagtttttatatttatggtttttagtcgtttttatgtttttttgtataatattaagaaattttattaattgtatTAAAGTAGTTGGACCACATCTATATTAATGAACATCTATATTAATAGTTCATGATATTGTGGATGATTGGTTTAGCTGTAATTGTAGAACTTAGattgtataattttttgatttagCTTTAATTAATGTAGCTTTAAAATTTCCAACAGCTAAAAAGTTTATGCTTTAGAAAATAAAGTTGTTAcgaccattttttattttattttattgtaactTTAAAAaccaactagattttgacccgtccttaaaagggcgggtatattttttattttaaatttagttttcatatttatgttttctttgtgattatattcatatttttttgtaatcatatttgtgtgtaaatcttaatcaaaatattttttattaaataatggcaatttaaaaattgatccggtatacgttCGGTTAAGGATGCGTTGCGGGTCAAACCCAgcccgctgacccgccaaccgccaacccgcggatttcagttttgttttggtcaaaaaatttGACCCatacaacccgcaaacaaataattttgtacccgctCTGCTTAATTTTGCAGTTATCTGCgggttatatttttttcaaaaccatacttctttaatttaattattataaaaatatataaaaatatatttataataaaccttttatatattatccAAATTCatatacagttatatattttgatttgaataaaacaatatttaaatattagacTTTGAATATAcatttcaatttatatatcagatttaaatatacatttcaatttatatttgaaatgaAGATATTGTTAATCTGTATAATATATTAAGATTATTTATTGTGAGGTTAgttttaaacagaaaaaaagaatatacaaaattcagtcatctttaaatattaaatatttaggATGAATAAATTTTGGAAATTAATTCTAACGCATGGTTATCTAGATTTAGTTTAGGtttggttattttggtttttagtttggttAGTATAATAACGTTTGAAACCTGATAGAATTTGAgttcaattttggttttggttcctatttttggataattttcaataattcaataaaatcacatttttggattttgttGGATACAATATCGGATAATTCAGATAAATTTGAATATTTCGAATAAACTTTTTTGGTGATCCAGTTCTATCGggaaattacaaaaattaatatctcGTATAAAAAGTAATAGGGTAGTCCATTTTTTTGGGTTGTTTGGTTATAAGTATTAGTGTtagaatatttgataattttataactaaagataattaatattttaaggtatataaaatgtatttaagatattcggatatccattcggttttcggtttagttttgatttggtttcagATTTTCTGTTTCTACGATAGGAACCGTTAAAATATTTGCAAACATTgatttagttttggttttgtttttatgttatttcaGTTCGGTTTTCTGTTCTCAATTTATATGCCAAAACTTACCTTTGTTTGTACAATTTTTCTtgtatttgataaataattgataaacttattttaataatatattttatattattatataaattttctgCAAATATccagttaataataatatattctgATTATTATGATGTTTATAAGATTTcattgataatatataaataaatatattactgTGTAAAATATATGTTggaaatatatagtaattaattaattagaatTTAGAGtgatattcttaaaatttgcgACATATTGTTAAGTttacataatatttattaaaataatatttgagttttaatattaaatatctcAATCTAGATTTTCTcctatttattttcaaatattagattttcttccaattatttttaaaaatgttttcaa includes:
- the LOC108839084 gene encoding uncharacterized protein LOC108839084 isoform X2 codes for the protein MMLENDLHFKVEDIVQAPLPGYASPTAVSFSPDDSLITYLFSPEENLNRRVYAFDVNKGESSLVFSPPDGGVDESNISPEEKLRRERLRERGLGVTRYEWVKTNLKMKFIVVPLPAGVYMKDLCSSPNPELIVPSSPASPVIDPRLSPNGLLLAYVKDSELHVLNLLKNQTQQLTNGANGSTLTHGLAEYIAQEEMDRRNGYWWSLDSKFIAYTEVDSSQIPLFRIMHQGKSSVGADAQEDHAYPFAGALNSTVRLGVVSSSGGGKTTWMDLVCGGRDNAEEEYLGRVSWMPGNVLAAQVLNRSQRKLKIISFDIKTGHGNVLLTEESDAWVTLHDCFTPMEPSGGFIWASERTGYRHLYLYEADGTCLGAVTSGEWMVEQIAGVNESMCLVYFTATLDGALETHLYCTKLEAKSQQPPMRLTRGKGKHVVVLDHQMKNFVDVHDSVDSPPRVTLCSLSDGTVLKILYEQSSPLSIVRRLELEAPEFVQIQASDGETTLYGAVYRPDGSKFGPPPYKTMINVYGGPSVQLVQDSWISTVDMRTQYLRSRGVLVFKVDNRGTARRGLKFESWIKHNCGNVDAEDQVTGAKWLIEQGLAKPDHIGVYGWSYGGYLSATLLTKYPEIFRCAVSGAPVTSWDGYDTFYTEKYMDLPDDDLYVKSSVMQHVGKLRDDQQKLMLVHGMMDENVHFRHTGRLVNALVEAGKRYELLIFPDERHMPRKVKDRVYMEQRIWEFIDKSL
- the LOC108839084 gene encoding uncharacterized protein LOC108839084 isoform X1, whose amino-acid sequence is MLMVLNERIMMLENDLHFKVEDIVQAPLPGYASPTAVSFSPDDSLITYLFSPEENLNRRVYAFDVNKGESSLVFSPPDGGVDESNISPEEKLRRERLRERGLGVTRYEWVKTNLKMKFIVVPLPAGVYMKDLCSSPNPELIVPSSPASPVIDPRLSPNGLLLAYVKDSELHVLNLLKNQTQQLTNGANGSTLTHGLAEYIAQEEMDRRNGYWWSLDSKFIAYTEVDSSQIPLFRIMHQGKSSVGADAQEDHAYPFAGALNSTVRLGVVSSSGGGKTTWMDLVCGGRDNAEEEYLGRVSWMPGNVLAAQVLNRSQRKLKIISFDIKTGHGNVLLTEESDAWVTLHDCFTPMEPSGGFIWASERTGYRHLYLYEADGTCLGAVTSGEWMVEQIAGVNESMCLVYFTATLDGALETHLYCTKLEAKSQQPPMRLTRGKGKHVVVLDHQMKNFVDVHDSVDSPPRVTLCSLSDGTVLKILYEQSSPLSIVRRLELEAPEFVQIQASDGETTLYGAVYRPDGSKFGPPPYKTMINVYGGPSVQLVQDSWISTVDMRTQYLRSRGVLVFKVDNRGTARRGLKFESWIKHNCGNVDAEDQVTGAKWLIEQGLAKPDHIGVYGWSYGGYLSATLLTKYPEIFRCAVSGAPVTSWDGYDTFYTEKYMDLPDDDLYVKSSVMQHVGKLRDDQQKLMLVHGMMDENVHFRHTGRLVNALVEAGKRYELLIFPDERHMPRKVKDRVYMEQRIWEFIDKSL
- the LOC130499954 gene encoding phosphatidylinositol 4-kinase gamma 3-like — its product is MSFASVALCPALEEFVNFPRFGLNLDDPILIFLNIAESLNPMRVMESDSLASVKLTIQSIKGFFVKKQKLLYDGRELARDYVLANEKLLRLVIKLSDLQAMTLGGKAIELFLERSRSVGYVKQKLTELGSSALYDGLTLDGEELDDDQRLVTDLCKNGENVIHLLIKNPSKDFFVEPLAVNREIELTSLLKELISSTIEGLEKGNAPMKSSDGSGGAYFMQDQSGHKYVSVFKPIDEEPMAVNNPHGQPLSIDGEGLKKGTQVGEGAFREVAAYILDYPMTGPRTFSSDQPGFSGVPPTAMVKCLHKDFNHPNGYSFSHENAKIGSLQMFVSNVGTCEDMGYGVFPVEQVHKISVLDIRLANADRHGGNILVSRDGNDGQIVLTPIDHGYCFPNKFEDCTFEWLYWPQAKEPYSSETLEYIKTLDAEQDIELLRFHGWEIPSSCARVFRISTMLLKKGAAKGLTPFAIGSIMCRETLEKESVIERIICDAEAIVSPETTEEAFISTVSTIMDRYLDQYSLN